CAGGGCGGTCAGCCGCTGCAATTGCTGGCGACCCTGGCCGAAGCCTGGCACCGTCGAGGCATAGTCGCCGGGGCCGCCGTCGCAGCCGATCGACAGCACCACCTCGCCCCAGTCGACCCGCTCCACCTGGCCCGGATCGAAGGCCGCGCCGAACCGGCCGCCACGCGTGCTGTGCACCTGCGCGACGATCCGACCCTGCGCATCGAAGCGGCCCTCGCCGATCAGCCAGTACTGCCGGCCCGCCGTGTCGTACGTGTACCAGGTCACGATCGCCTGCTCGGGATTGATCCACTGCAGCGCGTAACCCTCGCCGCTGCGCGACGGATCGAACCAGGATCCGCTCAGCCCGGCATGCGCCGCCGACGGCCGGCCGGTCGTCCCGTGCGGCCGCTCGCAGGCGCTGCCCATCAGGTGCGCCAGCCGGCGCAGCGGGATCGTCAGCGTCTGCCCGTAGGCCTGGAACCCGAACGTCGCGCGCTCGCAGTCCTCGAAGCGCAGCCGGCCGTTGCCTACCACCTCGCGCACCACGTCGTCAGGATCGAACGCCGCACCAAAGCGGGCGCCGCGGGTGGCGACCAGTTCCGGGAACGCCAGGTACTCGCCTTCGGCGTCGCTGCGCAGCTCGCCCACCGCCGTCAGCCAGCGCTGGTTGCCGGCCTCGTCGTAGGTGAACCAGTACAGCAGCGCGCTGTCGGCAGCCAGCATCTCCAGCACCCAGCCCTCGCCGTCGCGCTCCGGCGCCGACCAGTGGCCGGCATGGCCGGGCTTGACCGGTATCGCCAGGGCGATCGCGGGCGCCAGCAGGAACAGCAGGGCAGCGGCGAAGCGACCTGCCCGGGAGCGGACGCAGGCATTCATCGAGATGGCGTCATCGTGGCAAGCGTGGCTTTGTACGGTAGGCCACGCCCGCCGGCAGGTCAAACCAGCGACCTGGACGGGTCGGCGCGCCCGCCTCCCCGCCCCCGGAAAAGCCGCGGGCCCGCGCGTGGCGGGCCCGCTGGAACTGCCGCAGGGCGGTGCCGATCAGTCGGTGCCGGCCGCCGCCTGCTTGAGGCCGTCCAGCCGCATCAGCAACTGGTCGGCGGGCATGTAGCCGGGCAGCAGGGTGCCGTCCTCGGTGATCAGGGCCGGCGTGCCGGAGATGCCGATCTGCTGGCCCAGCGTGTAGTCCTCGCCGACCGGGTTGGGGCAGGTGCGCTGCTCGACCTCCTGGCCCGCCTTGGCGCGGGTCATGGCGTCGCGGCGGTCCGGCGCGCACCAGACGTTGACGGCCTTCTGGAAGGATTCGCTGCCGACGCCGGCACGCGGGAACCACAGGTACTCGATGGCGATGCCGCGAGCGTTGTACTCGGCCATCTCCTGGTGCAGACGCCGGCAGTAGCCGCAGTCGATGTCGGTGAACACGGTCAGCCGGTGCTTGACCTCGGACGGCGCGAACACGATGCGCTTGTCGGCGGGCACGGCAGCCAGGGCCTCGCGGCGGGCGCCGGCGCGCTTCTGCTCGGTCAGGTCGACCCGGTTGACGATGTCGAACACCGCGCCCTGGACCAGGTAGCGGCCGTCGGCGGTGACATAGACCACCTGGCCGCCGAGGGTGACCTCGTAGAAGCCGGGCAGGGTCGACTCGGCGATGGCGTCGATGCTGGCGCCAGGCACCAGGCCCTGGATGGCCTCGCGGACCACCTTGTCGTCGGCGCTGGCAGGAAGGGAGGCGGCCAGCAGCAGGCCAACGGCGGCAAGGAACTTGTTCATCGGGTCATCCGTCAGGGGCGGGGCGTGGGGCTCCGACCGCGCCGGGGGCGTCAGGTTCCCCACCGCGCACCGGCGGCGGGACGCTGGCGCGGCCAGCCTGGCGCGGAGCGGGGCGCAGGGTAGCACGGGGCGGAGGCAGGGCCCTCCGGGGCGCAAGCGCCGGTGCTGGAGCGCGCCGTGTCCCGTGACCGATGTCGCAGCGACACCGCGACCCGCCACCGAGGCGGTGTGCGACGTCAGGCCCCTTGCCGTCGCCCTGCCCTGCCCCTCGTTGCGTGGACGGCGCCTTCCGATCGCCTGACAGCGATGATGTGGGCGGCTCAGACCGCCGGCGCCGCGCGGATGAAACCATGGGCCGCAGGAGGGGCCACAGGTCAGCCGCGCGGATGATGGGCCGCGTGCAGGCGCTTCAGCCCCTCGCGGGCGACCAGGGTGTAGATCTGCGTGGTCGACAGGCTGGCATGGCCGAGCAGGAGCTGCAGCACGCGCAGGTCGGCGCCGTGGTTGAGCAGGTGGGTGGCGAAGGCATGGCGCAGGCCATGCGGCGACAGCGCGGTGTCGATGCCGGCGACCAGGGCATGGCGCTTGATGAACTGCCAGAACGCCTGGCGGGTCAGCGCACCGCCGCGGGCGTTGAGGAACAGCGCAGGTTCGCCCGGGTGCCGGGCCAGCAGCGGGCGGGCGCCGGTCAGGTAGCGCTGCAGCCAGTGCCCGGCCTCTTCCCCGACCGGCAGCAGGCGCTCCTTGTCGCCCTTGCCGACCACGCGCAGCACGCCCTGGCGCAAGTTGACCTGGTCCAGGCGCAGGCCGACCAGTTCGGAGACGCGCAGGCCGGTGGCGTACATCAATTCCAGCATGGCGCGGTCGCGCAGGCCCAGCGGGGTGTCGACATCGGGGGCGCGCAGCAGCGCCTCGACATCGGCCTCGCCGGGCGCCCGGGGCAGGCTGCGCCCCGGCTTCGGGGCCTCGATCAGCGCCGTGGGGTCGGCCTGGATACGGCCCTGGCGGAGCAGCCACTGGCTGAACCGGCGCAGGCAGGACAGCAGCCGCGCGTTGCTGCGCGGCTGGTAGCCCGCGACCAGGCGCTCGGCGAGATGGTCATACAGCAGGGCGCGATCGAGCTGGTCCAGGGCCAGGCCGCGGCCGGCCAGCCAGCGGCCGATGCCGGACAGGTCCTGCCGGTAGGCGGCCAGGGTGTTGCGGCTGGCGCCGGATTCCGACCAGTGGTGGTCGAGGAACGCATCGACCAGTGCCGCGGCCGCGGCCGGCAGCGGCGGCAGGCCGGCAAGCGCAGGGGCGGGGCGGGTTCGCGGCATGCTGGTATGGTCCGTTCCCCGCCCTGCCCTGCCAAGTCCCGCCATGTCCGCCGAGCCGCCCGCCGCCCCCTGGCGCCGCCTGATCGCCTTCGTCTACGACCTGATGGCGCTGATCGGGCTGTGGTTCTTCATCGCCCTGGTGGCGGTGGCGGTCAGTGGCGGACCGGTCGGCTCGGCGATCGAGGACGGCGCCGTGCGGGTGCGCGACTGGCCGGCGCAGATCGCGCTGTATGTCGCCCTGTGGCTGGCCACCGGGCTGTATTACACGCTGTCCTGGCGGTTCGGCGGGCAGACCCTGGGCATGCGCCCCTGGCGGCTGGTGGTGCGCAGCCGCGACGGCGGCCGGATCGGCTGGGGCCAGGCCTGGCTGCGCTACCTGGTCGGCTGCCTGGTGGCGCTGCCGGCCGGCGCCGGCCTGCTGTGGACCCTGATCGACCGCGACCGCCGCGCGCCGCACGATCTTGCCGCCGGCACCAGGATGGCGCTGCTGCCGTCCGGCTGAGTCGTCCCCGGGCAACTGAGCGGGGCGTCCTGGGCTGGCCGGGTCAGGGGCAACGGCAAAGCTGGAGATCAGAGCGATCTCATCGAGCAAAGCCGGCAGGGGTCCTCCAGGTGGCTAGGCGGGCTCTCCCAGCACCTGGGTGCCGCGATTCTTTCGTCGTCGGGGGTTGGGACCGGGACTGGGGACGTGGGCGGGGGTGGCCAGAGATCTGGCAACGGGGTTCCGGGCTTCGAGTTCCCGGGAGTGCAGCGGGATCCGGTCCC
This genomic interval from Lysobacterales bacterium contains the following:
- a CDS encoding DsbC family protein, whose amino-acid sequence is MNKFLAAVGLLLAASLPASADDKVVREAIQGLVPGASIDAIAESTLPGFYEVTLGGQVVYVTADGRYLVQGAVFDIVNRVDLTEQKRAGARREALAAVPADKRIVFAPSEVKHRLTVFTDIDCGYCRRLHQEMAEYNARGIAIEYLWFPRAGVGSESFQKAVNVWCAPDRRDAMTRAKAGQEVEQRTCPNPVGEDYTLGQQIGISGTPALITEDGTLLPGYMPADQLLMRLDGLKQAAAGTD
- the xerD gene encoding site-specific tyrosine recombinase XerD produces the protein MPRTRPAPALAGLPPLPAAAAALVDAFLDHHWSESGASRNTLAAYRQDLSGIGRWLAGRGLALDQLDRALLYDHLAERLVAGYQPRSNARLLSCLRRFSQWLLRQGRIQADPTALIEAPKPGRSLPRAPGEADVEALLRAPDVDTPLGLRDRAMLELMYATGLRVSELVGLRLDQVNLRQGVLRVVGKGDKERLLPVGEEAGHWLQRYLTGARPLLARHPGEPALFLNARGGALTRQAFWQFIKRHALVAGIDTALSPHGLRHAFATHLLNHGADLRVLQLLLGHASLSTTQIYTLVAREGLKRLHAAHHPRG
- a CDS encoding RDD family protein; the encoded protein is MSAEPPAAPWRRLIAFVYDLMALIGLWFFIALVAVAVSGGPVGSAIEDGAVRVRDWPAQIALYVALWLATGLYYTLSWRFGGQTLGMRPWRLVVRSRDGGRIGWGQAWLRYLVGCLVALPAGAGLLWTLIDRDRRAPHDLAAGTRMALLPSG